In Candidatus Oleimmundimicrobium sp., the genomic window TTCGCAAGATCAACCCCGCTGCCATCCGCCTTGACCCGGACCTTCACGTTATAGTCGATCACCCGCTTCACCGGGACCAATACCTTCATCTCTGCCATCTCCTTCGATCGTTCTTCAGGGAACCTTGCGGGTCAGTCCTGCCGCGCTGCGCCCAGCGTTACTTCGCCGTTCAGACGCCGCGATTCACGGCGCTCGAATTCCAGCGCTTCGGCCAGCGGAAGTTCGCCACCACGGTTCATCAGATGCTTGATGTTGCGCAGATGCGCACCGTTCCATTGCGCCACGGCATCAGCCAAGGCGCGGGCCGCGGCGCCAAGGTCGCCATCGGGCACCACGCGGTTGACGAAGCCCATTTCCGCGCCCTCGGCGGCCGTGACGCGCCGTGCCGTCAGGGCGATCTCGCGCGCACGGTTGGCCCCGATCACACGTTGAAGACGCTGCGACAGGCCCCAGCCGGGCAGCAGGCCGATGCTGGCATGGGTATCCTGGAACCAGGCGTTTTCGGCGGCCACCACCATGTCGCAGGCCATCGCTATCTCGAAGCCGCCGGTCACCGCCGGGCCGTTCACCGCGGCAATCGCCGGCGTTTCCAGCGCGCTCAACGCCGCACCGATATCGGCCTGTGCAACTTCGGCGC contains:
- a CDS encoding enoyl-CoA hydratase-related protein, producing the protein ATLTLNRPAALNALNARLRGALIRALSELDARADIRVIVLTGAGRAFCAGLDVRELSASERDVSAEVAQADIGAALSALETPAIAAVNGPAVTGGFEIAMACDMVVAAENAWFQDTHASIGLLPGWGLSQRLQRVIGANRAREIALTARRVTAAEGAEMGFVNRVVPDGDLGAAARALADAVAQWNGAHLRNIKHLMNRGGELPLAEALEFERRESRRLNGEVTLGAARQD